The following nucleotide sequence is from Halobacteriovorax sp. DA5.
ACCAAGGAGCTAAGAAATGAATAAAGCATTAATTCTAATTGTTATTCTATTTATAGGTTTAGTTTTAGGAAAACAATCACTCTTTATCGTAAGTGAAGGAAGACAAGCAATTATCACTGAATTTGGTAAACCTGTTGGTAATCCAATTACTGATGCTGGCCTTCATTTTAAAAAGCCTTTCGTTCAAGATGTACGTTTCGTTGATAAGAGAATTCTTAGTTGGGATGGTTTTCCAAATCAAATCCCTACAAAGGATAAGAAATTTATTAAAGTAGATACAACTGCGAGATTTAAAATAATTGATGCACTTAAGTTTATTCAGACAGTTCGAAATACTGAAGGTGCTAAAAAGAGAATCGATACAATTTTAGACTCTTCGACGAGAAATGTGATTTCATCTCACGATCTTGTTGAAGCCGTACGTAATTCAAATGCAATTATTGAAAAGTTAAATGCTACTAAAGTAGATGTTAACGAAATTGAAGAAGAAATAACTGGTGACATTGAAGATGTAAGCGTTGGTAGAGAAAAATTATCTCAATTAATCGTAAGCAAAGCCGATGGAGAGTTAGAACAATTTGGTATTCAATTAATTGATGTACAATTAAGACGTATTTCATACGAGAAATCAGTTGAGCGTAAAGTTTACGAAAGAATGATCTCTGAACGTCAAAGAATTGCACAGAAGATCAG
It contains:
- the hflC gene encoding protease modulator HflC; protein product: MNKALILIVILFIGLVLGKQSLFIVSEGRQAIITEFGKPVGNPITDAGLHFKKPFVQDVRFVDKRILSWDGFPNQIPTKDKKFIKVDTTARFKIIDALKFIQTVRNTEGAKKRIDTILDSSTRNVISSHDLVEAVRNSNAIIEKLNATKVDVNEIEEEITGDIEDVSVGREKLSQLIVSKADGELEQFGIQLIDVQLRRISYEKSVERKVYERMISERQRIAQKIRSIGEGEKAKIEGRLVKDLQTIQSEGYKKSQLIKGRAEAKASAVYAKTFSQDPSFFEFVRSLEAYKTSIKGKTKFIISNDNEFLKYLR